From a single Flavobacterium sp. genomic region:
- a CDS encoding SET domain-containing protein-lysine N-methyltransferase yields MYIQDSQITNAGKGLFSAIDIYKDEIISFFKGEILTEIEAEKRAQLGNDKYFMNMLDGSILDAMHSECFAKYANDAEAFSKLEFKNNSKITLDDEDNVCLIATKKIKSGGEIFCSYGAKYWKKHGKNLS; encoded by the coding sequence TTTGTTTTCTGCTATTGATATATACAAAGATGAAATAATTTCCTTTTTTAAAGGTGAAATTCTAACGGAAATTGAAGCTGAAAAAAGAGCACAATTAGGAAACGACAAATATTTTATGAACATGTTAGATGGAAGCATTTTAGATGCTATGCATTCTGAATGTTTCGCTAAATATGCAAATGATGCTGAAGCTTTTTCAAAATTAGAATTCAAAAACAATTCCAAAATAACTTTAGATGATGAAGATAATGTTTGCCTCATAGCTACAAAAAAAATTAAATCAGGTGGTGAAATTTTTTGTAGCTATGGTGCAAAATATTGGAAAAAACATGGTAAAAATTTATCCTAA
- a CDS encoding YifB family Mg chelatase-like AAA ATPase, with the protein MLVKVFGSAVFGVEATTITVEVNIDKGIGYHLVGLPDSAIKESSYRIAAVLKNNGYQLPGKKITINMAPADLRKEGSAYDLTLAVGILAASSQIKSEDIHNYVIMGELSLDGGLQPIKGALSIAIKAKEEGFKGLILPFQNVKEAAIVAGLDVYGVENVLQVINFFEGKSDLIPTTIDTKEEFNKTLDFPEHDFSDVKGQEGIKRCMEIAAAGGHNIILIGPPGSGKTMLAKRLPSILPPMTMREALETTKIHSVAGKTKDVGLMAQRPFRSPHHTASSVSLVGGGSYPQPGEISLAHNGVLFLDELPEFKREVLEVMRQPLEDREVTISRAKFTITYPSSFMLVASMNPSPGGYFNDPNAPVSSSPMEMQRYLSKISGPLLDRIDIHIEVTPVPFEKLTETRKAESSTEIRKRVTKAREIQSHRFENNEYIHYNAQMSSKLIREFCILDEVSLQLLKTAMERLNLSARAYDRILKVARTIADLEASEAIQSHHIAEAIQYRSLDREGWLG; encoded by the coding sequence ATGTTAGTAAAAGTATTCGGTAGCGCCGTTTTTGGCGTTGAAGCCACCACCATTACGGTTGAAGTAAATATTGATAAAGGAATCGGCTACCACTTGGTAGGTCTTCCAGATTCCGCTATAAAAGAGAGTAGTTATCGCATAGCTGCCGTACTAAAAAACAACGGGTATCAATTGCCCGGAAAAAAAATCACCATCAACATGGCTCCGGCCGATTTACGTAAAGAAGGTTCTGCGTATGACCTTACTTTAGCAGTTGGTATTTTAGCAGCATCTTCACAAATTAAGTCAGAAGATATTCACAACTATGTCATTATGGGTGAATTATCACTCGATGGCGGTTTGCAACCCATAAAAGGAGCTTTGTCAATAGCAATTAAAGCCAAAGAAGAAGGTTTTAAAGGGTTAATTTTGCCTTTTCAAAATGTGAAAGAAGCCGCAATTGTTGCCGGACTCGATGTGTATGGAGTAGAAAATGTGTTGCAAGTCATTAATTTTTTCGAAGGAAAATCAGACTTGATTCCCACTACTATTGACACCAAAGAAGAATTTAATAAAACCTTAGATTTCCCAGAACACGATTTTTCCGACGTTAAAGGTCAGGAAGGAATTAAACGCTGTATGGAAATTGCTGCTGCAGGCGGACATAATATAATTTTAATTGGTCCTCCAGGTTCAGGAAAAACAATGTTAGCCAAACGTTTGCCTAGTATTTTGCCACCAATGACGATGCGTGAAGCTTTAGAAACCACCAAAATTCATTCCGTAGCAGGAAAGACCAAAGATGTCGGTTTAATGGCGCAACGCCCTTTTAGAAGTCCGCATCATACGGCATCGAGCGTAAGCTTAGTTGGTGGCGGAAGTTATCCACAACCAGGTGAAATTTCGTTAGCACACAATGGTGTTTTATTTTTAGATGAATTACCCGAATTTAAACGAGAGGTTTTAGAAGTCATGCGTCAGCCCTTAGAAGATAGGGAAGTAACAATTTCAAGAGCTAAATTTACCATTACCTATCCATCATCGTTTATGTTGGTGGCAAGTATGAATCCAAGTCCGGGCGGTTATTTTAATGATCCGAATGCACCTGTGAGTTCTTCACCAATGGAAATGCAACGGTATTTAAGTAAAATTTCTGGACCTTTATTAGATCGAATTGATATTCATATTGAAGTAACGCCCGTTCCGTTTGAAAAATTAACCGAAACTCGAAAAGCAGAAAGTAGTACTGAAATTAGAAAAAGAGTTACCAAAGCAAGAGAAATACAATCACACCGATTTGAAAACAATGAATACATACATTACAATGCGCAAATGAGTAGTAAACTAATACGCGAATTTTGTATTTTGGATGAGGTTTCCTTACAATTGCTAAAAACAGCTATGGAACGATTGAATTTGTCTGCAAGAGCGTATGATAGAATTTTAAAAGTTGCAAGAACTATAGCCGATTTAGAAGCTTCAGAGGCAATTCAATCGCATCATATTGCGGAAGCGATTCAATACAGAAGTTTGGATAGGGAAGGATGGTTAGGATAA
- a CDS encoding protein-disulfide reductase DsbD family protein, with translation MKKLVLVFTLLFSFLGYSQIFNPVKWSSKVEQKSDNEFVLVMDVIIEDEWHLYSQFTPDGGSQPTAFTFKESKGNYQLVGKTKESPYKKVFNDIFEVDEYYFAKKATFKQTIKVTNPKLKTIKVYVEYQVCKEQCIQGDNTFTFTLPEIKKAAVETASDVVTADSSSVALDSSSVESSEVEKNIKEIAPTSAPKEEKKGLWAIFFLAFFGGFAALLTPCVFPMIPMTVSFFTKQSKTKAEGKKNAILYGVSIILIYVILGSLVTGIFGADSLNALSTNVWFNLIFFGLLVFFATSFLGAFEIVLPNSWANKVDQQADRGGFVGILFMALALAIVSFSCTGPIVGTLLVEAASKGGLAPIIGMLGFSSALALPFMLFAMFPGWMNSLPKSGGWLNTVKVSLGFLELALAFKFLSNADLVVQAHLLEREVFLAIWIAIFGTWAVYLFGKLTLPHDSPLVHLSIGRLFMAVFVTIFTIYLIPGLWGAPLKIISGFPPPMTYSESPNGIGTSGGTSTAAIDLPEHAHSGPHGIIAFHDYEDGLAYANKVGKPILLDFTGHACVNCRKMEDFVWSKPEILSLLKDKVVLVSLYVDDKRELPKDEQYVSKETGKEIITIGNKWSDYQITRYKNNAQPYYIILDSDGKDITQQIGYTPDAAVYKKWLEDGISKFKK, from the coding sequence ATGAAAAAATTAGTTTTAGTATTCACCTTATTATTTTCCTTTTTGGGATATTCTCAAATTTTTAATCCAGTAAAATGGTCCTCTAAAGTTGAGCAAAAATCAGACAATGAATTTGTTTTAGTGATGGATGTGATAATAGAAGACGAATGGCATTTGTATTCGCAATTCACGCCAGACGGAGGTTCGCAACCAACCGCTTTTACGTTTAAAGAATCGAAAGGAAATTATCAATTGGTTGGAAAAACCAAGGAAAGTCCTTATAAAAAAGTGTTTAATGATATTTTTGAAGTAGACGAATATTATTTCGCTAAAAAAGCTACTTTCAAACAAACGATTAAAGTTACTAATCCCAAATTAAAAACGATAAAAGTATATGTAGAATACCAAGTTTGTAAGGAACAATGTATTCAAGGCGATAACACTTTCACGTTTACTTTGCCAGAAATTAAAAAAGCTGCGGTGGAAACTGCAAGCGATGTAGTTACAGCAGATTCTTCTTCAGTTGCTTTAGATTCTTCCTCAGTTGAAAGTTCTGAAGTAGAGAAAAATATAAAAGAAATTGCTCCGACTTCAGCTCCTAAAGAAGAGAAAAAAGGATTATGGGCTATTTTCTTTTTAGCTTTCTTCGGAGGTTTTGCTGCTTTGTTAACACCTTGTGTGTTTCCAATGATTCCAATGACGGTAAGTTTCTTTACCAAACAAAGTAAAACAAAAGCAGAAGGAAAGAAAAATGCCATTTTATATGGAGTTTCGATAATTCTTATTTATGTAATCCTAGGTTCATTGGTAACAGGAATATTTGGTGCAGATTCATTAAATGCGCTTTCAACGAATGTTTGGTTTAACCTAATTTTCTTTGGATTATTAGTGTTTTTTGCGACTTCATTTTTAGGAGCATTCGAAATTGTTTTACCTAACTCTTGGGCAAATAAAGTGGATCAACAAGCCGATAGAGGAGGTTTCGTAGGAATCTTATTTATGGCGTTAGCATTAGCAATTGTTTCTTTTTCTTGTACGGGTCCAATTGTTGGTACTTTATTAGTTGAAGCGGCTTCAAAAGGAGGTTTAGCTCCAATCATTGGAATGTTAGGATTTTCATCAGCATTAGCTTTGCCTTTTATGTTATTTGCGATGTTCCCGGGTTGGATGAATTCGTTGCCAAAATCAGGTGGTTGGTTAAATACCGTTAAAGTTTCATTAGGTTTCTTGGAATTAGCTTTAGCATTTAAATTTTTATCTAATGCCGATTTGGTAGTACAAGCACATTTATTAGAAAGAGAAGTGTTCTTAGCTATTTGGATTGCTATTTTTGGAACTTGGGCAGTCTACCTTTTTGGAAAATTAACATTACCACATGATAGTCCGTTAGTTCATTTATCTATTGGACGTTTATTTATGGCAGTTTTTGTCACAATATTTACAATTTATTTAATTCCAGGATTATGGGGTGCGCCTTTGAAAATTATTTCAGGATTTCCACCGCCAATGACTTACAGCGAAAGTCCAAATGGAATAGGAACTTCTGGTGGAACTTCAACAGCAGCTATAGATTTACCAGAACACGCACATTCAGGTCCGCATGGAATTATTGCTTTTCATGATTATGAAGACGGTTTAGCTTATGCGAATAAAGTTGGGAAACCAATTTTATTAGATTTCACTGGTCACGCTTGTGTGAATTGTAGAAAAATGGAAGATTTTGTTTGGTCAAAACCAGAAATTTTGTCTCTTTTAAAAGATAAAGTAGTTTTAGTTTCACTTTATGTGGATGATAAACGTGAATTACCTAAAGATGAGCAATATGTATCTAAAGAAACTGGTAAAGAGATTATAACCATTGGAAACAAATGGAGCGATTATCAAATTACACGATATAAAAATAACGCACAACCATATTACATTATCCTAGACAGTGATGGAAAGGATATTACTCAGCAAATTGGTTATACGCCAGACGCAGCTGTTTATAAAAAATGGCTAGAAGACGGCATATCAAAATTCAAAAAATAA